The following are encoded in a window of Cucurbita pepo subsp. pepo cultivar mu-cu-16 chromosome LG12, ASM280686v2, whole genome shotgun sequence genomic DNA:
- the LOC111807036 gene encoding pyruvate dehydrogenase E1 component subunit beta-1, mitochondrial, whose protein sequence is MWGIVRKKVGAGASCILTSGQALQRLRPAASASRYYSSAAKEMTVRDALNSALDEEMSADPKVFLMGEEVGEYQGAYKITKGLLEKYGPERVLDTPITEAGFTGIGVGAAYHGLKPVVEFMTFNFSMQAIDHIINSAAKTNYMSAGQISVPIVFRGPNGAAAGVGAQHSQCYAAWYGACPGLKVLAPYSSEDARGLLKAAIRDPDPVVFLENELLYGESFPVSAEVLDSSFTAPIGKAKIEREGKDVTITAFSKMVGYALKAAEVLSKEGISAEVINLRSIRPLDRATINASVRKTNRLVTVEEGFPQHGVGAEICTSVVEESFGYLDAPVERIAGADIPMPYAANLERMAVPQVEDIIRAAKRACYRAVPLAASG, encoded by the exons ATGTGGGGAATCGTTCGGAAAAAAGTTGGAGCTGGAGCCTCCTGTATTCTG aCTTCCGGCCAGGCTTTGCAGAGGCTTCGCCCTGCCGCCTCAGCATCGAGATACTATTCATCTGCCGCAAAAGAG ATGACTGTGAGAGATGCTCTAAACTCTGCACTTGATGAAGAAATGTCTGCTGATCCTAAAGTTTTTCTGATGGGTGAAGAG GTTGGAGAATATCAGGGTGCCTATAAG ATAACCAAAGGGCTTCTGGAGAAATATGGTCCTGAGAGGGTTCTTGATACCCCAATCACAGAG GCTGGGTTTACTGGTATTGGCGTTGGCGCTGCTTACCATGGTCTGAAGCCTGTTGTGGAGTTTATGACATTTAATTTCTCTATGCAG GCCATTGATCATATCATTAATTCTGCggcaaaaacaaattatatgtCAGCTGGACAAATTTCTGTGCCAATTGTCTTTAGAGGACCCAATGGTGCAGCTGCTGGTGTTGGTGCGCAGCACTCTcag TGTTATGCAGCATGGTATGGCGCCTGTCCTGGCTTGAAAGTCTTGGCCCCATATTCATCTGAAGATGCTCGTGGGCTTTTAAAAGCTGCTATAAGGGATCCAGACCCTGTGGTGTTTcttgaaaatgaattatt ATATGGTGAATCCTTCCCTGTTTCAGCGGAGGTCCTTGATTCCAGTTTCACTGCTCCCATAGGAAAAGCTAAG ATTGAGAGAGAAGGGAAGGATGTGACCATTACTGCTTTTTCGAAGATGGTGGGATATGCACTTAAG GCAGCTGAAGTACTTTCCAAAGAAGGAATTAGTGCTgag gtTATAAACCTGCGCTCTATTCGACCACTAGACAGAGCCACAATTAATGCTTCAGTTAGGAAGACCAACAGATTAGTAACAGTTGAAGAAGGGTTTCCTCAGCATGGCGTTGGAGCTGAGATCTG CACATCTGTTGTCGAGGAAAGTTTTGGCTATCTTGATGCACCGGTGGAGAGGATTGCAGGGGCTGACATTCCCATGCCTTATGCAGCCAATCTCGAAAGGATGGCTGTCCCTCAG GTTGAGGACATCATTCGAGCAGCAAAAAGAGCATGCTACAGGGCTGTACCATTGGCGGCTTCCGGTTGA